Proteins from one Desulfonema limicola genomic window:
- the parC gene encoding DNA topoisomerase IV subunit A, with product MFTNQAIAYEGIEQISLEQFVRPSYLNYAMYVIMDRALPFIGDGFKPVQRRIVFAMSELGLRNTAKHKKSARTVGDVLGKYHPHGDSACYEAMVLMAQDFSYRYPLVDGQGNWGSVASPKEFAAMRYTEARLSSYADTFLAELSMGTVDWVPNFDGTLDEPGSMPARLPNIILNGTTGIAVGMATDIPPHNLNEIVDACVYLIDKPKASLEDICRIIQGPDFPSGAEIITPKADILNIYKSGNGMIRMRSTYEYDNGDIVITALPYQVSPEKIIEQIAALMGAKKLPLISDIRDLSDQDEPVRIVITPKSNRVDKEALISHLLAITDLEKSHKVNMTLIGLNRKPQSLGLLEILTQWLEFRTLTVRRRLTFRLDKIIERLHILEGFLIAFLNIDEIISIIRESDTPKPVLVKRFDISDIQAEAILQIRLRSLAKLEEIKLKKEKQELDKEKNEIENILSSDKKIKALIKKELKSDAKQYGDERKTRIIVRSEARVIKETELVPAEPVTVVLSAGGWVRAARGHNIDPLNLSYKAGDEFLCAAQGKTSQSAIFMDTTGRAYSLPVNNFPSARGQGEPLTGKLATSEGARFISVLMGSANQKILLASDSGYGFITELSNMITKNTKGKSMLSLSKGAEPLVPLYIQNPETDLLAAITTEGRMLIIPVKELPELPKGKGNKIIQIPPSKLKKREEYVKIMTIVPEGAGLRIHAGRQSVRLTPANIAGYAGERGRRGRKLPRGYQKAEQVEVIEQENEA from the coding sequence ATGTTCACAAACCAAGCCATTGCCTATGAAGGTATTGAGCAAATATCCCTGGAGCAGTTTGTACGCCCTTCCTACCTGAATTATGCCATGTATGTTATCATGGACAGGGCGCTCCCTTTTATAGGAGACGGCTTTAAACCTGTCCAGCGCCGCATTGTTTTTGCCATGAGTGAACTCGGTCTTCGCAATACAGCAAAACATAAGAAATCAGCAAGAACCGTTGGTGATGTTCTTGGTAAATATCATCCTCATGGAGACAGTGCATGTTATGAGGCCATGGTACTCATGGCACAGGATTTTTCATACCGGTATCCGCTTGTTGACGGCCAGGGAAACTGGGGTTCTGTTGCATCTCCCAAAGAATTTGCTGCCATGCGCTATACAGAAGCCAGGCTGTCGTCTTATGCTGACACCTTTCTTGCAGAGCTTTCAATGGGAACTGTTGACTGGGTTCCTAATTTTGACGGCACCCTTGATGAACCAGGCTCCATGCCTGCAAGGCTTCCCAATATTATTTTAAACGGCACAACAGGCATTGCAGTAGGCATGGCAACAGACATTCCTCCTCATAATCTGAATGAAATTGTTGATGCCTGTGTATATCTCATTGATAAACCCAAAGCCTCACTTGAGGATATATGCCGGATAATACAAGGCCCTGATTTTCCATCAGGTGCTGAGATTATAACCCCGAAAGCAGATATTCTTAATATTTACAAATCAGGAAACGGCATGATTCGTATGAGGTCAACATATGAATATGATAATGGGGATATAGTTATTACAGCCCTGCCATACCAGGTTTCACCTGAAAAAATTATTGAGCAGATTGCAGCTCTTATGGGTGCAAAAAAACTGCCCCTGATTTCAGATATCCGGGACCTGTCAGATCAGGATGAGCCTGTCCGCATTGTAATTACACCAAAATCAAATCGTGTGGATAAAGAAGCACTTATAAGTCATCTTCTTGCAATAACAGACCTGGAAAAAAGCCATAAAGTAAATATGACATTAATAGGGCTTAACAGAAAACCCCAGTCTCTGGGTCTTCTGGAAATCCTGACCCAGTGGCTTGAATTCCGAACCTTGACTGTCAGGCGCAGGCTCACCTTCCGCCTGGATAAAATCATTGAACGCCTGCATATACTTGAAGGATTTCTTATTGCTTTTCTTAATATTGATGAGATTATCAGCATTATCAGGGAAAGCGATACCCCTAAACCTGTTCTTGTAAAAAGATTTGATATTTCAGATATTCAGGCTGAAGCCATATTGCAGATCAGGCTCAGAAGCCTGGCAAAACTTGAAGAGATAAAACTAAAAAAGGAAAAACAGGAACTTGATAAGGAAAAAAATGAAATTGAAAATATTCTTTCTTCTGACAAAAAAATCAAAGCCCTGATAAAAAAAGAGCTTAAATCAGATGCAAAACAATATGGAGATGAACGTAAAACCAGGATTATTGTCCGCAGTGAAGCACGGGTGATAAAAGAAACGGAGCTTGTTCCAGCAGAACCTGTAACAGTTGTTCTTTCTGCCGGAGGATGGGTAAGGGCTGCCAGGGGACATAATATTGATCCTTTAAATCTCAGCTATAAAGCAGGAGATGAATTTTTATGCGCTGCCCAGGGCAAAACCAGCCAGTCTGCCATATTCATGGACACAACAGGCAGGGCTTATTCACTGCCTGTCAATAATTTTCCTTCTGCCAGGGGACAGGGAGAACCTTTGACCGGAAAACTGGCAACCTCCGAGGGAGCAAGATTTATTTCTGTACTCATGGGCAGTGCAAATCAAAAAATACTTCTTGCCAGTGATTCAGGTTATGGGTTTATTACCGAGCTTTCAAATATGATAACCAAAAATACAAAGGGCAAATCCATGCTGTCCCTTTCCAAAGGTGCTGAACCTCTTGTGCCTTTATATATTCAAAACCCTGAGACAGACCTGTTAGCTGCTATTACAACCGAAGGCAGGATGCTGATAATCCCTGTAAAAGAACTGCCAGAACTTCCCAAAGGCAAGGGTAATAAAATTATACAGATTCCTCCTTCAAAACTCAAAAAACGGGAAGAATATGTAAAAATAATGACCATAGTTCCTGAAGGTGCAGGCCTTAGAATTCATGCAGGCAGACAATCTGTCAGGCTGACTCCTGCAAATATTGCCGGATATGCAGGAGAACGGGGACGCAGGGGCAGGAAACTGCCGAGAGGTTATCAAAAAGCAGAACAGGTTGAAGTGATTGAGCAGGAAAATGAAGCGTAA
- the mobB gene encoding molybdopterin-guanine dinucleotide biosynthesis protein B, with the protein MSTPIISIVSKKRAGKTTLIQKLIPELKSRGLKVGTIKHDTHGFDIDHEGKDTWKHKQAGAESVLISSPWKISLIKDVEKEKSLDQIVEKYFSDVDIVLTEGYKNAGKPQVEVFRSDAHKTPLYAKGEKNPLIALMSDVPIDLDVPRFDINDIKSLADLIQKLIIINF; encoded by the coding sequence ATGTCAACACCAATAATTTCAATAGTAAGCAAAAAAAGAGCAGGAAAAACAACCCTTATACAAAAACTTATTCCTGAATTGAAAAGCCGCGGGCTTAAAGTTGGAACAATCAAGCATGATACCCATGGTTTTGATATTGACCATGAAGGAAAGGATACATGGAAGCATAAACAGGCAGGTGCTGAATCTGTACTGATTTCATCTCCCTGGAAAATTTCACTTATAAAAGATGTTGAAAAAGAAAAAAGCCTGGATCAAATTGTAGAAAAATATTTTTCTGATGTGGATATTGTATTAACAGAAGGATATAAAAATGCAGGAAAACCCCAGGTCGAGGTTTTCCGAAGTGATGCCCATAAGACTCCTTTATATGCAAAAGGAGAAAAAAATCCATTAATAGCTTTAATGTCTGATGTTCCCATTGATCTGGATGTCCCCAGGTTTGACATTAATGATATTAAATCCCTGGCAGATTTGATACAAAAATTGATAATTATCAATTTTTAA
- a CDS encoding NifB/NifX family molybdenum-iron cluster-binding protein, producing the protein MKIAFPCNENMGMDSQVFNHFGTAKIFVVVETESNNVEIIENQDLNHKHNMCQPLKALGDIKVDAVAVGGIGGGALKKLKASGIKVFKSEKGSVKDCLNQIKAGTILEFNPIHICSGHDHKGGCGLHK; encoded by the coding sequence ATGAAAATAGCTTTTCCCTGTAATGAAAATATGGGTATGGACAGCCAGGTATTTAATCATTTTGGTACAGCAAAGATATTTGTAGTTGTTGAAACTGAATCAAACAATGTTGAAATTATTGAAAATCAGGATTTAAACCACAAGCACAATATGTGCCAGCCTCTGAAGGCTCTGGGAGATATTAAGGTTGATGCGGTTGCAGTAGGGGGAATCGGCGGAGGAGCGTTAAAAAAATTGAAAGCTTCTGGAATCAAGGTTTTTAAGAGTGAAAAAGGTTCTGTAAAAGACTGTCTTAATCAAATTAAAGCTGGAACAATTCTTGAGTTTAATCCTATTCATATCTGCAGTGGACATGATCATAAAGGAGGATGCGGTCTGCATAAATAA
- a CDS encoding putative bifunctional diguanylate cyclase/phosphodiesterase, translated as MCSPYKTKKEHPDNKTCSDDSTREIDFILSFINHLILEINYQGLITKVFPTCFKFNKLRPDDLLFSSVYDFLPKYTIKRNMCLIRRAFRKNPPENIELLIEIDGIWFQFKALPSPLKSSSILIIGEKISHNNSNSLTKGTYTDPLTGLPSSEILSDRIRHTFERLQRNKDYICFLLFIDLNRFRIINETLGKDIGDYVLKAIANKLRKLLRQADTVARFDRDEFIILLDDLKAVQDAFRVADRIQKLLSRPLKIKEHEIFISASIGMVYISPEYKHVNHIIRDAETAMYQSKRSGRGYRVFHAKMHERAVKLLNLETDLRKALARKEFMLYYQPIINLTTNRVTGLEALIRWKHPEKGIISPVEFIPIAEETGLIVPIGTWVLEEACRETLEYMKEFSFEKPFMLSVNISVKQFTHIDLPQMIKNVIQNSGFDPGCLKLEITESVMMTNTNEACSIFSEIKNMGIQLAIDDFGTGYSSLSYLHRFPFDTLKIDRSFVNKIGHQPDKHLKILQAIMGLASHLDMNVIAEGIEDQHQLNLLKHMKCNWGQGFLFSRPLEPEKLRIFLRNKEQETGLYTQNQAV; from the coding sequence ATGTGCAGTCCTTATAAAACAAAAAAAGAGCATCCTGATAACAAGACATGTTCAGATGATTCAACCAGGGAAATAGATTTTATACTCTCTTTCATAAATCATCTGATTTTGGAAATTAATTATCAGGGTTTGATTACAAAGGTTTTTCCAACTTGTTTCAAATTCAATAAATTAAGACCAGATGATTTATTATTCAGCTCTGTTTATGATTTTCTTCCAAAATATACTATTAAACGAAATATGTGTCTTATCCGCAGGGCATTTAGAAAAAATCCTCCTGAAAATATAGAATTATTAATTGAAATTGATGGTATCTGGTTTCAGTTTAAAGCTTTGCCTTCTCCTTTAAAATCATCATCAATACTCATAATAGGGGAAAAAATATCTCATAACAATTCAAACAGCCTGACAAAAGGGACATATACAGACCCGCTTACAGGACTTCCCAGCAGCGAAATACTCTCAGACCGTATCAGACACACCTTTGAAAGACTCCAGCGAAACAAGGATTATATTTGTTTTCTTTTGTTTATTGATTTAAACCGGTTTAGAATCATTAATGAAACTCTGGGTAAAGATATAGGTGATTATGTACTCAAGGCTATAGCCAATAAACTGCGTAAACTTCTGAGACAAGCAGATACAGTTGCCCGTTTTGACAGGGATGAATTTATTATCCTGTTAGATGACCTGAAAGCTGTACAGGATGCTTTCAGGGTGGCAGACAGGATTCAAAAATTATTATCCAGGCCTTTAAAAATCAAGGAACATGAAATATTTATATCTGCAAGTATAGGCATGGTTTATATCTCACCAGAATACAAACATGTAAATCATATAATCAGGGATGCAGAAACAGCCATGTATCAGTCAAAACGAAGCGGCAGGGGATACCGTGTTTTTCATGCAAAGATGCATGAACGTGCTGTCAAGCTGCTTAACCTGGAAACAGATTTGCGAAAAGCTCTTGCAAGAAAAGAATTTATGCTTTATTATCAACCTATTATAAATTTAACTACCAACAGGGTAACAGGGCTTGAAGCACTTATAAGATGGAAACATCCTGAAAAAGGGATTATTTCACCTGTTGAATTTATTCCCATTGCAGAAGAAACCGGCTTGATAGTACCCATAGGAACCTGGGTGCTTGAAGAAGCCTGCCGTGAAACTCTGGAATATATGAAAGAGTTCTCATTTGAAAAACCTTTTATGCTGTCAGTTAATATTTCAGTAAAGCAGTTTACCCATATTGACCTTCCTCAAATGATAAAAAATGTTATCCAGAACTCAGGGTTTGATCCTGGATGCTTAAAACTTGAAATTACTGAAAGCGTTATGATGACAAATACAAATGAAGCCTGCTCTATTTTCAGTGAAATCAAGAATATGGGGATACAACTGGCTATTGATGATTTTGGAACCGGTTATTCGTCTTTAAGTTATCTGCATCGTTTTCCATTTGATACTTTAAAGATAGACCGTTCATTTGTAAATAAAATCGGGCATCAGCCTGATAAACATTTAAAGATTCTCCAGGCTATAATGGGACTGGCTTCTCATCTTGACATGAATGTTATAGCTGAAGGAATTGAAGACCAGCATCAATTAAATCTGCTGAAACATATGAAATGTAACTGGGGACAGGGTTTTTTATTTTCCAGACCCCTGGAACCTGAAAAATTGAGAATATTTCTTAGAAACAAGGAACAAGAGACAGGATTATATACACAAAATCAAGCTGTTTAA
- a CDS encoding tetratricopeptide repeat protein has protein sequence MKKYILCLCLILSILSNSSADENTRAFLDGIQFYKNGEYDKSAAEFHKIADSGIQNGKLFYNLGNTYLKMDDLGNAILWYEKALKLIPDDPDLKFNHEYALSLVKDEKIDKTGPVIRIIFFWKYLLSRDTVQWTAIILNAVFWVIIIIQVIKRKKPLKTPGIITLVLAVIFTLTAFYNFYESANIKQGVILPGQVSVRSGLADDSTELFVLHAGTKINIDKEKQGYFRIYYADGKIGWIKKSDAGLI, from the coding sequence ATGAAAAAATATATTTTATGTTTATGCCTTATTTTATCAATCTTATCAAACAGCAGCGCTGATGAAAATACCCGTGCATTCTTGGACGGCATTCAATTTTATAAAAACGGGGAGTATGACAAATCTGCAGCAGAATTTCATAAGATTGCTGATTCAGGCATTCAAAACGGAAAGCTTTTCTATAATCTCGGCAATACCTATCTTAAAATGGATGACCTGGGCAATGCAATACTCTGGTATGAAAAAGCCTTAAAACTCATACCTGACGATCCTGACTTGAAGTTTAACCATGAATATGCACTTTCCCTGGTTAAAGATGAAAAAATAGATAAAACAGGCCCTGTTATCAGGATTATATTTTTCTGGAAATATCTTCTCAGCAGAGATACTGTTCAATGGACTGCAATTATACTTAACGCTGTTTTCTGGGTGATTATAATAATCCAGGTTATAAAAAGAAAAAAGCCTTTAAAAACACCTGGAATCATTACCCTTGTCCTGGCTGTGATATTTACCTTAACTGCCTTTTACAATTTTTATGAATCAGCAAATATAAAACAGGGCGTTATCCTCCCTGGACAAGTATCTGTGCGCTCAGGGCTTGCAGATGATTCCACGGAATTGTTTGTTCTTCATGCAGGTACAAAAATCAATATTGATAAAGAAAAACAGGGGTATTTTAGAATTTACTATGCAGACGGTAAAATCGGATGGATAAAAAAATCTGATGCAGGCTTGATTTAA
- a CDS encoding BatD family protein — MNRQICFLIFIILFIPAIVNAEPEIRASVDRTRLSLGESLELSISISGDKGTVDINPIKDFKVVSRGTTSSIKMINTSFSQEIIYKYSLIPVKEGKLVIPPLPVKSDGKTYQTQAIDILVSENTQTSQEGTREVFVTAEVSNTSPFEGQQFIYTFKFFQSVQITNARLQQPEFSGLTSAEIEKRKTYNTVISGREYHVTELNYILVPLKPGQITIEPALLSCDIVKRSSRRRGFFDDPFFNRNLESRVYKTQALNIDVQPLPAYEGEGMFSGLVGSFDISSEIENHEINVGDSVTLSITIQGTGNIMDAEEPEIQVSDAFKTYKDTPEEAVQMDNTGYFGKKIFRMALVPVKPGEFTLPPVSLVYFNTAAGKYEFKKTREINLKVNPSKEKDSLEVYSAPSEEKKPLKKKVEFTGRDILPLKEDINALEIQETMSLSKFIILLMVPCFLCFGVKSASLIMKKNSSPSKIMSERAEKALKQASCADSSGEEFLTCLYKALISAILSKAGVTGESLTCAEAREILQSRGYSPETSDQAAKLLEKIESARFSGLANNMESGRELLLETGQMLKRLS, encoded by the coding sequence ATGAATCGTCAAATCTGTTTTTTAATCTTTATAATATTATTTATTCCAGCAATTGTTAATGCAGAGCCTGAGATCAGGGCATCAGTTGACAGAACCAGGCTTTCTTTGGGCGAATCCCTGGAACTCAGCATATCCATCAGCGGGGACAAGGGTACTGTGGATATAAATCCAATAAAAGATTTCAAAGTGGTTTCAAGGGGTACGACCAGCAGTATAAAAATGATAAACACCAGTTTTTCCCAGGAGATTATATATAAATACTCCCTGATTCCCGTAAAAGAAGGAAAACTGGTAATTCCCCCTCTTCCAGTTAAATCAGACGGAAAAACCTATCAGACACAGGCTATTGACATCCTGGTATCGGAAAATACCCAAACCAGTCAGGAAGGCACCAGGGAGGTATTTGTAACCGCAGAAGTATCAAATACAAGTCCTTTTGAAGGTCAGCAGTTTATATATACCTTTAAATTTTTTCAATCTGTGCAGATAACCAATGCAAGACTTCAACAGCCTGAATTTTCAGGTTTAACATCAGCGGAGATTGAAAAACGAAAAACATACAATACTGTGATTTCCGGCAGGGAATACCATGTAACAGAACTTAATTATATTCTTGTTCCTTTAAAACCAGGCCAAATAACCATAGAGCCTGCTTTATTAAGCTGTGATATTGTTAAACGATCCTCAAGAAGACGGGGATTTTTTGACGACCCCTTTTTTAACAGGAACCTGGAATCAAGGGTATATAAAACACAGGCATTAAATATAGATGTCCAGCCCCTTCCTGCTTATGAAGGCGAGGGAATGTTTTCAGGGCTTGTCGGCAGTTTTGATATAAGCTCTGAAATAGAAAACCATGAAATAAATGTCGGGGATTCTGTTACCCTGTCAATAACAATCCAGGGGACAGGAAATATCATGGATGCAGAAGAACCTGAAATACAGGTTTCAGATGCGTTTAAAACATATAAGGACACACCTGAGGAAGCTGTTCAAATGGATAACACAGGCTATTTTGGGAAGAAAATCTTCCGCATGGCTTTGGTTCCGGTTAAACCGGGAGAATTTACACTCCCTCCGGTGTCCCTTGTTTATTTTAATACTGCCGCGGGAAAATATGAATTTAAAAAAACCAGGGAAATTAATCTAAAGGTAAATCCTTCAAAAGAAAAAGACAGCCTGGAGGTCTATTCTGCGCCGTCAGAAGAAAAAAAACCTTTGAAAAAAAAGGTTGAATTTACAGGCCGTGATATTCTCCCTTTAAAAGAAGATATTAACGCTCTTGAAATCCAGGAAACCATGTCCCTGTCAAAATTCATAATCCTGCTCATGGTTCCCTGTTTCCTGTGTTTTGGAGTAAAATCAGCATCTTTAATAATGAAAAAAAACAGCAGCCCTTCAAAAATAATGTCGGAACGTGCGGAAAAAGCATTAAAACAGGCTTCATGTGCAGATTCATCAGGAGAAGAATTTCTCACCTGTCTTTACAAGGCTCTTATATCTGCAATCCTGTCAAAAGCAGGCGTTACAGGCGAGTCCCTTACCTGTGCCGAAGCCAGGGAGATTCTTCAATCCAGGGGATATTCCCCGGAAACTTCTGACCAGGCTGCAAAACTCCTGGAAAAAATCGAATCAGCCAGGTTCAGCGGTCTTGCAAATAACATGGAATCAGGCCGGGAACTGCTTTTGGAAACCGGCCAGATGCTCAAGAGGTTGTCATGA
- a CDS encoding VWA domain-containing protein, translating to MKFARIEMLFLIWSVPLLFLIFMFGMKKRMKILKAFSSQKGLKSTVPDISTGRRWLKAGLMLACLCFICIAMSGPQYGYKWQETEQKGIDIIIALDCSKSMLANDISPTRLDRAKRKIYDLLTILEGDRAGLVAFAGTAFLQCPLTLDYEAFNIFLNTLTPDFLPVGGTDISGAVAAAVAGFDQKTNSEKAVILITDGENTGKEDPIEAAKKAMESDVKLFCIGVGSEGGVPVPDEKGGFKKDETGKIIVTRLDEETLKKMAVMTGGTYVRSVSGDMDLDVIYKKEIRGKMEQSTLASGRKQVWEDRYQWVLIFAVIALLAEIFLPSIKKTAPILILAFLLISPYPVQAGPMQEGLEAYNKGEYETALKLFIDAQLDDPENPGILYNIGNTYYKMGNYESAAQNFKQALKTEDKNLKHKSLYNLGNTNFQNQEYEEAIKNYDEALKIAPDDIQAKENIEFVKKVMEQKKQEQKQCSNDNKDKKEDKEQDKQEQDKSQEQKDGSQEDKKENQPGEQKDQKEQQEYGNEMSEEEKKKQQQQQQQQQQADKDQEKNEEKQAQQAENSQENPDREGEKKQAERMLNRLKDQPGRAMIPVYQEQKVEKDW from the coding sequence ATGAAATTTGCAAGAATTGAAATGCTGTTTTTAATCTGGTCTGTTCCTTTGCTTTTTCTTATTTTCATGTTTGGAATGAAAAAACGCATGAAAATTTTAAAAGCTTTCTCCTCTCAAAAAGGGTTAAAATCCACGGTACCGGATATATCAACAGGAAGGCGCTGGCTCAAGGCTGGTCTTATGCTTGCCTGCCTGTGTTTTATCTGTATTGCCATGTCAGGGCCTCAATACGGGTATAAATGGCAGGAAACCGAGCAAAAGGGAATTGATATTATAATTGCCCTTGACTGCTCAAAAAGTATGCTGGCAAATGATATAAGCCCAACCCGCCTTGATCGTGCCAAAAGAAAGATTTATGATCTTTTGACCATCCTGGAAGGAGACAGGGCAGGTCTTGTGGCTTTTGCAGGCACTGCTTTTCTTCAATGTCCCCTTACCCTGGATTATGAAGCCTTTAATATCTTTCTTAATACCTTAACACCTGATTTTCTGCCAGTCGGCGGGACGGATATAAGCGGGGCTGTGGCTGCGGCTGTTGCAGGTTTTGATCAGAAAACAAATTCTGAAAAAGCAGTCATACTTATAACAGACGGTGAAAATACAGGAAAAGAAGACCCCATAGAAGCTGCAAAAAAAGCAATGGAATCTGATGTAAAGCTTTTCTGTATTGGTGTGGGCAGTGAAGGCGGAGTGCCTGTTCCTGATGAAAAAGGCGGGTTTAAAAAAGATGAAACCGGAAAGATAATTGTAACAAGACTGGATGAGGAGACCTTGAAAAAAATGGCAGTTATGACAGGGGGAACCTATGTCCGGTCTGTATCAGGAGATATGGACCTGGATGTTATATATAAAAAAGAGATACGTGGAAAAATGGAACAATCAACCCTTGCAAGCGGCCGTAAACAGGTATGGGAAGACCGGTATCAATGGGTATTGATATTTGCTGTTATTGCCCTGCTTGCAGAGATATTTCTGCCTTCAATCAAGAAAACAGCCCCAATTCTTATCCTGGCTTTCCTGCTTATATCTCCTTATCCTGTTCAGGCAGGCCCCATGCAGGAAGGGCTGGAAGCCTATAACAAAGGCGAGTATGAAACTGCACTCAAGCTTTTCATAGATGCCCAGCTTGATGACCCTGAAAACCCCGGAATTTTATATAATATTGGAAATACATATTATAAAATGGGTAATTATGAATCTGCCGCACAGAACTTTAAACAGGCTTTGAAAACAGAAGATAAAAACCTGAAACATAAAAGCCTGTACAACCTGGGAAACACAAACTTTCAAAACCAGGAATATGAAGAAGCCATAAAAAATTATGATGAAGCCCTGAAGATTGCTCCTGATGATATTCAGGCAAAAGAGAATATTGAATTTGTTAAAAAGGTTATGGAGCAGAAAAAGCAGGAGCAGAAGCAGTGCAGTAACGATAATAAAGACAAAAAGGAAGATAAAGAACAGGATAAACAGGAACAGGATAAATCACAGGAACAAAAAGACGGCTCCCAGGAAGATAAAAAAGAAAATCAGCCGGGGGAACAGAAAGACCAGAAAGAGCAGCAGGAATACGGAAATGAAATGAGCGAGGAGGAAAAAAAGAAGCAGCAACAGCAGCAGCAGCAGCAGCAGCAGGCTGATAAAGACCAGGAAAAAAATGAAGAAAAGCAGGCACAGCAGGCTGAAAACTCACAGGAAAATCCTGACAGGGAAGGTGAAAAAAAGCAGGCAGAAAGAATGTTAAACCGGCTTAAAGATCAGCCTGGGCGTGCAATGATTCCTGTTTACCAGGAACAAAAAGTTGAAAAGGACTGGTAA
- a CDS encoding VWA domain-containing protein, with protein sequence MFRFASPYFFLLLIFVLAAVFFRAKKQFYPAMGLSGLSGIRNIKSSTALKLGWIIPVLKYTALCLLIAALARPQWGTKKTNVMTEGINIILAVDLSESMAALDFKLKGKVVNRLEAVKSVVRDFIQKRTGDRIGMVVFGSNAYTQLPLTRDYNTIASILERLEIGAAGQRTAIGDAVGISLKRIEDIKSKSNIIILLTDGRSNSGELPPGAAVEIAVQKNVKIYTIGVGTRGKAPFLVRDQFFGERYVYQEVDIDEDTLKNIAEKTQGLYFRAEDIQGLEKIYETIDKLEKTQVKVQSFAEYNELYIYLLFPAFFLLCAWIILTNTRFLRIP encoded by the coding sequence ATGTTCAGATTTGCATCCCCCTATTTTTTTCTTTTATTGATTTTTGTCCTGGCAGCAGTATTTTTTCGTGCAAAAAAGCAGTTTTATCCTGCAATGGGGCTTTCAGGACTGTCAGGAATCAGGAATATAAAATCCTCCACTGCATTAAAGCTGGGCTGGATAATACCTGTATTGAAATACACTGCCCTCTGCCTTTTAATTGCAGCACTTGCAAGACCCCAGTGGGGAACTAAAAAAACTAATGTCATGACAGAAGGGATAAATATAATCCTGGCAGTTGATCTTTCTGAAAGTATGGCTGCCCTGGATTTTAAACTCAAGGGAAAGGTTGTAAACAGGCTGGAGGCTGTTAAAAGCGTTGTTCGTGATTTTATTCAAAAAAGAACAGGCGACCGTATCGGCATGGTTGTATTTGGTTCAAATGCCTATACCCAGCTTCCGCTGACAAGGGATTACAACACCATTGCCTCAATCCTGGAACGCCTGGAAATAGGGGCAGCAGGACAGAGAACAGCAATCGGAGATGCCGTTGGCATATCCTTAAAGCGCATAGAAGACATAAAAAGCAAGTCCAATATCATAATCCTTCTTACTGACGGCAGGAGCAATTCAGGGGAACTTCCCCCTGGAGCTGCTGTTGAAATTGCAGTTCAAAAAAATGTCAAGATTTATACAATTGGAGTGGGAACAAGGGGAAAGGCCCCTTTTCTTGTCAGGGATCAATTCTTTGGTGAGCGCTATGTTTACCAGGAGGTTGACATTGACGAGGATACGCTCAAAAATATAGCTGAAAAAACACAAGGATTATATTTCAGGGCAGAAGATATACAGGGTTTGGAAAAAATCTATGAAACAATTGATAAACTGGAAAAAACCCAGGTCAAGGTTCAGAGTTTTGCAGAATATAACGAGCTTTATATCTATCTTCTCTTTCCTGCATTTTTCCTGCTCTGTGCCTGGATTATCCTGACAAATACAAGATTTTTGAGGATTCCATGA